TGGTTTCATCCACTGCTGTTACTTGAAGCCGTCTTATAGGGGTATGTATCATGCTTTAATCGACAGTTGGcaaaaatatgattcatttttAGCGAAGCGCTACTTTGATGATGTGATGGTGATGTTCAATCAGCATTTATTTGTATCGAGCCATTTATCtgttaaaaaaatactaaaagggCGCGCCGGCTCCCTAATATGTCAcacattattcataaatatgcTGAAAATATGGGACTTTATTTCAGACAGTGAGTTCACTGGTTCAGATTTTAAGGTCTCAATGTTACAATTACGAAGTTGGATCGGTAGAGAGTTCTAAAAAGACGAGCCgcaatttggggggggggcaaaacgatagttttgcccccaatattctcattggtggggcgatcgcctcGCCCCTCTTTGCCCCCAGGATCGACGACTCTGCACATACACATCCATTCCCTCCAGAACTGATAAGCCCATCCAAATATAAATACACGCCCGTATACACTTTGCACATAAGCATGGCTTATTCCTATCGATGGTTTTCATAAAATGGGAGTGTTAGTGTTTTGACAATTATTatctgcactgtaaaaacgctgtttaaaattttaagcacgttgcTCAATCTCAACACTCTAGCAGCTATTGTTTAAACAACTTTTTAGATAAAAggtttaaactaaaaaaaaaaacccgtgTAAACTAGTTTAAACAATTGTGTTAGAGTGACGTTCTTAAGCAACGTgcttgagattaaaaaaaaagtgtttacaGTGTATGATTCGTATTTGTAAGTGGGTATGTTATTGACAGAAACCGTGGAGGAAAAGAACGCAGAAGACTATCAAACCGGGGAACTTTAACAAAACGTCGGTGGTCTTCGTTTTTGGTCCCCCAAAAGGTTGAGAATCAATTAAAAATGGCGCTGAAATACTTAGAATAATCGGCCAAAATTTAAGCGCCCTTTACGCACCTTTTTGTATATCCtgactgtaaaaactgtggtgttaaaactgacaccaattggtgttaatagaggaccacaccctgaggtgttaaaataacaccctagagattgaacataacaccaaagagtgtaaatgtaacaaccataggtgttgtaataacacctacaggtaacaccaccaatttaacaccggtataaaataactggtgtggtcctctatgtacactggttaacaccacagtttttgctgtgtacaggCACACACACACGTCTCCATTTGCCTGTTGCATGCAAAAATGTATGCTCCCGCTTCCCTGCGTCGCTACTGATTTACCGGTTGATCATAAAGGTGGTGTGGTGAGGGTCTACCCGCGATGTATGTGCGGGTGATTGCGCGAGGAAAGCTGCTTTGACTGACTTAAAAACGTAAACATCCTACAAATAGTCCACCATTATTGCATATAACTACTCCATCCAAATCATCATTGTGTGTGGctaccccgggggggggggggcactccaCCAAAAAGtagtgggggtgtgccgcgggcgagacaaaaaacaggggccttggagcgggcttattgtaaaaaggagggtcctcggaacgggcttcggaacgacaaatgtttgtgaaaacgggggtccttggaacggatcgccagcgtgtgagtgcgtatgcatccctatggaacggtcaagcgtgcatgatgcagctagcgcggcctccgccggggatctctgcggccgcttttcaccaaaattgcagctcattcaatgcgatcggagcggcgtaacgaaaaatatgcgaagctttggagcggatttctctcttcttttttctcgataagaagaaaatgctatgccttggagcggctttttttgttctttttctcaacaaggcaaaaatgctatgccttggaacggaaatttgagtgtaaaaatgggggtcccctccgcggcacatacccactatgcataatatactgagtgcccccccggggTGGCTACATTCCCATGAAAGATTAGGGTGTGTAATATTTGACAGtaaaattctcattttggtAGTAATTTAATAtgatacacattaaaaaaacaaatcctGATTTCCCCGACGTCATGAAACTGACCCATACTATCGTGTGCCatcttgaattattatttttcttttaatcagaCAGGCTTGAACTTGTATTGTTAAACGCATGGAGTATTGATCATTCgtacaaataatcatttttaatttcatttgacaGATCTTGGACTTCAGCAAATGTTACTTAAGTTGGCAACAAAGGTTTGTGTAATTTACCTAAAACAGTGTTAAACAAGATTTAAGATGAAGAAATTTTATAATTATGCTAATGATTTTCATTCAGATAGAATATTATTTAATTGCTTTTGTAAGAACAGAGGCAATGTCAGTGTTTCTAATGGGAATAACATAAAATCGAAGTATTGTCACTCCTTAGTTATAACTATTACAATTGCATCCTTATTCTGAAATAAAGATGACCTTTAATTAGTCAGCATAATTCTagtttcatgtattttatatctAATTTTGATGTCGAACACACAATCAACGAAGAAAAAATTCCAGCCCCACCACCCCCCAAAAGTATGGGAATTTGTTTCCAATATATATTCAATCATTGCACATAAGTCCCTCCACTGAAAAAATTCTGATGTATCCACCTAAGCCatgcaaataaaacaacattatttaataaaacaatatttcgaATTTTACTTACATAACCATGCATTTCAGGTTTCTATAGAGAAAGGATCTCACGGCTTGCTGGCGGCTGTGTGTGGGAGAGACTATATATTTAATTCCGCTTTCGAGTCCGAAGGCGCGACTAACTTAAACACCAGCATGGCCAAAGGTGCAGGGAGTGATTTCTGGATAATGCCAAATCCCTCAGCAACGCCAGAGTTTTTGGTAAGCACATGTTCGATAAGGGTGTGTATCGTTCTGATTCCACAGCTTTCTATCCAGTACCATAATGAGCCAAGATAGCTGAGGCGTATGGGCGAAATTTTTAGAAAGGCCACGAGCGAGCAAAAACGTTAGcttctttaaattcaaaatctTCTAGCAGTATCTGTTTTTAAATCGATTACCTAGAAAATCGCAAGAAAAGTTGACGCTCGATAGAGTGTGCTTCCAGCCACCAAAAGAAATGTTTGTATTAGAAAAGTAAGTTGTACTTGTTCAAATAAAACTTGCTTTACAAGTCTTTACACGTTGTCGTCACAAAAAAATGTCACTATAACAGAACCCTGTGGGACACCCATTGTAATGACGGATTCATACGATATTCCGGAGTTCCCAATATGCATGTATCTAATTAATCTTCACACATTCGTCTTTCCttcttgaattttattttccatgTCAACAAAGCCCTGATTGTTTCTCCCCATGCCTTGTTCTTGCAAAGTGTGTGCTACCTTTCTCATTCTTTACACCAATGTCATTTCTTTTCCGTTTTTCATCTGAATATTCTCGGCCGACTTGCTTTTATTTCAAAGCTCCTCAATTCCAAGTCATCGCTTTCTCCCACTCACCCCCTCTCTCGAGCTATATCCCTACGGGAAGGAACACAGTGTGTACCTGTGTGTATTCACAGTATGTGCCTgtgtgtattcacagtgtgtgcctgtgtgtattcacagtgtgtgccacagtgtattcacagtgtattcatagTACATAAAAATGTACTATGTGAATATATCATTCTCAGTGTTTAtctgctcaaattcaacagtgtgaagatattttcagaCTGTGGACACCTCTACAGTatgtgtgactgttcacagcgtgtgtATGGTCGACTATGTGTTTTCATAATGTGTTCCATGGAACACATTATGAAAACACCTTCACGCTGTAAAATTTGAGCACTTCAACAGTGTGCATCACATATTCACGTAGTAGACCATATACACGCAGtctgaaaatatcttcacactgttgaattttaACAGATAAACACTGTGGATAATATTTTCACAGAATACATATGTAAACACAGTGATCAAACGTCGTTCTTTCCAGCaggaatatgaaaaataattttcctgTACGTTTGATTCTTAACCTTCAGAGTGACGATTATGTGATCCGAGAGGGCGCTGTCCAAGATTCGGAAGGTGTTTACGATTTATGTCAAGAGTTGGTGAAGTTAGAGAACATTGAGGATATTCGGACTCCATCATTCACCAAAGAAGGTAATATGCAACTCCAACTTTCATGTAGAAATAAAACTCCTCCCATCCAAAAATTTATACGGATATGTTATGCAGTCACAGTGTGTTTCAAATTACATTAATAAGTTGCATTGCTGCATTAAATCTGGCCCGAGTATCATAATTAATATTGTTGGAgttgaaaataaacgaaattAAATAAGATACTACATCATATTTTTGCAAACTATGGCAGACTCCATAAAAATTTGTCTCCCATCTTCAGAATTCATACGTAAAGGGGGAGGAGATAGTCCCTTGTATGGAACAGTCGTCTTGGAACATCAACGTCGCATCGGTGATAATGAGAGCGACGTCATTCACGATATCGTCGGTTGTATACTGTATACCAAGATGTACCATGCGTTAAAAGGAGATACATATTGGTTACAAGGGTTGTATATCTGTCCAGAACATAAGggtaagtatatatatatatatttttgtgtcTCATCCCATAGAATATATGAAGAGCTCAGTTGCAAAAGGAGTTAGGTCCATTTTcttttgtctcaatgtatacatttttagtagctctacaCTGCttaatttatccttaaaatttaagaagttcctgcagcagagtctcgagaacacctgtaatcttaccagaatGCGTATTACAGGAAactggtatttggtgtatggaatcttacaaatttcgttatataaaacacccttttcccctttttaaacagacctgggccccgtcgcaatcaaacgcaactctaaaatcacgcgcaacttaattttcagccaatcaacagcgcgcatttgggacttgcgattgattttttgacttgcatttaaacgcaactctttctgcaacgggtccctgttctgttaaattgcagaaaaaattcctgttttatgaatttaccgaatgattttgttattgctttcagcaaaatctttttttatttttttctgtaaaatcacgttttttaacagtgtataagatgatatcaaagaaaaattgaaattcccattaaaaagtgggcaaaaatggCCCTCAAAATCActatttttcaaaaggggttaggtccatttcagttttgttgcaaaaggggttggGCCCACaaaaaaattttctttgaaaagaatatttaaaaaaaatatgaagatagttagatttcttttatacccaattttatgttcacatggtagggtatcataaCATTTATacgaatattgcaatatgggagaattaaaaaaaatgattttcttagagtggacctaaccccttttacaaccaaactcttctgaagagtTCATTTGTAAAAAGGGATTAGGtctatttttcataaatttgattgttttctgtctcaaaacctacAGATCCTTAGTCGTTTTGATAATACcaaagacaatttgaaatttacattaaaacgtgaataaaagcgggaaagaaaaatcactttttcattcaaaagagattggattcgttttagtttgcttgcaaaagtggttaggtccacaatgatgatttttttaataaaatatttagaaattaattgaagacaggtagatttcttttatacccaattttatgttcacatgatagggtagtacatcatgacaattcagtttctcataagaatattgcaacacgtgagaataaaaaaaacatgctttttctcggaatggtccaaagtggacctaaccccttttgcaaccaaactcttaaTATAAGACCTACGTTGTGTTGTTATCCCGATGTCGACTAGCTCTAACAATTTCAAATGGCTCTATCTAATGTTTCACATGGCCACTATAGTAAAGAAGATGtccgggtggggggggggggggtcaatcaGTATTGGAGAAGAAGCAGAATACGAATCTTAGTGGGATGTGATTCAACACTATTTAGTCTTTCAAAATCTATGTTTATTTAGACAAGAAATTTGGAAAAAGGAAAAACTTATCGTAAAAAAACTGAGCATATTacgttttcaaagaaaaatgaaaagtctGACAAGCAACACACCCAAAATGGAAATCGATGATCCAAGAGTTTGAATCTCGGTCCTTTTCTTTTATGGCCatttattataatcaatatattttcagattttagtTTTGTGTTTTGCCAACGTTCGGGTGGAGAATTAGTTCTCAAAATTTGCAGCAAAATgttacactactactactactactactactactactactactactactactactactactactgccactactactactactactactactactgccactactactactactactaccactacaatTCTTAATCACCCGAGTTATCTAACGCTGCTCTATCTCACTGCGTCTCTGACATTgcgaactattttttttttttggggggggggtggtggggtTGTAATCTCGAGTAGACGAAAAAATAACATCGCTACGATTTGCAGTACATGTAGGAAAGGGTTATTTACTATAAACGATTTTAAGGAGCATTTTATTcttcataaattatttttaaacaggAAAAGGCCTGGGGAAACCACTGGTTCGTGCATCACTAGAGGTAAATAGTAGGGCTATTTACCCGAGGTAAATAGTAGGGCTATTTACCCCGAGGTAAATAGTAGGgctatttacccccccccccctctctctctatcttgcCCAGCCTCGGGCTATAGGTGCGTGTGTGGATaagatgtgtgtgtgtatgccaAGGTGTGAGTTAATGCCCTACTTCTGGGGACATTTTCTTATATGTCACCCATCGAACGGGGACGTTCCAGGACCATTTTAAACATAGAAATAAATTCCTCACCTCGTTTCGAACCGTTTCGTATTGTGAAATCatgatttgttataaaaaaaaggtcagTTGAACACTGGTTGCGTGTGTAGTGGGGTAAGATACGTCCAGGGTTTGGGATCTCTACTCAATTTAATATTGTCCGACAATGAATCCGGTCAGTGGAATAAATTCGACATTTTGAGTGTATAAGATCGCACACAAAATCATGTCCTCACTTTGGTGATAAATGAGATCCCCGATTGATACAAATAACAAGTATGtaggtgtgtgtgttttttctgCCCGTTTTATATTGCTGAatgcaatttacatgtacattgtcgAAGTTAGAAGATATAAACATGTGTGGAAATGAGGAACTGACAACTGgttgtttagtttttttttttcttttacttacataacaataaaagaaatttgaagTATAACAAAAAAGTTCTTGTAGTGAAGAAATGGCA
This DNA window, taken from Lytechinus variegatus isolate NC3 chromosome 19, Lvar_3.0, whole genome shotgun sequence, encodes the following:
- the LOC121406281 gene encoding uncharacterized protein LOC121406281; amino-acid sequence: MGRHSCREATSDDIAKVYDLLNEYVIEQELEDEFMNSKPAFSEHYKRGLFTPIIAEVTNDGENEKDIIGCAFISFPFNYVIGITGFIHCCYLKPSYRDLGLQQMLLKLATKVSIEKGSHGLLAAVCGRDYIFNSAFESEGATNLNTSMAKGAGSDFWIMPNPSATPEFLSDDYVIREGAVQDSEGVYDLCQELVKLENIEDIRTPSFTKEEFIRKGGGDSPLYGTVVLEHQRRIGDNESDVIHDIVGCILYTKMYHALKGDTYWLQGLYICPEHKGKGLGKPLVRASLEVCKKRHGDGFIFIILRNNHISQSLFKSLQGVNMTKSKHNMQSYLLLYM